Proteins from a genomic interval of Zingiber officinale cultivar Zhangliang chromosome 2A, Zo_v1.1, whole genome shotgun sequence:
- the LOC122043671 gene encoding polyamine oxidase 3-like, protein MGLRFASAICVAAASTKRPLYHALFNMRLSDQTQTLMKMNLRWRKRSLLLLDKLLLRVLATVTETLRLPASLIFKSFEGFSSFYQKTEARQSRSPSAIVIGGGFAGIAAAHALKNTAFQVVLLESRDRIGGRVHTDYSFGFPVDMGAAWLHGVCNENPLASWIGRLGLPIYRTSGDNSILYDHDLESYALFDGDGHQVPQDLVEKVGKVFETILEEASSLLTLYLQC, encoded by the exons ATGGGCCTCAGGTTCGCTTCTGCCATATGCGTCGCTGCCGCCTCAACTAAAAGGCCTCTCTATCATGCACTCTTCAACATGCGACTCAGTGATCAAACCCAAACCCTAATGAAAATGAACCTGCGATGGAGGAAGAGATCTCTGCTGCTCTTGGACAAACTTCTTCTCCGCGTACTCGCCACTGTCACTGAAACCCTTCGCCTCCCCGCCTCCCTCATTTTCAAATCATTTGAGGGGTTTT caTCATTCTATCAGAAGACTGAAGCAAGGCAATCTCGCTCTCCTTCTGCCATTGTCATTGGTGGTGGATTTGCAGGGATTGCAGCTGCTCATGCACTGAAAAATACAGCTTTTCAG GTTGTGCTTTTAGAATCTCGGGATAGAATTGGTGGTCGAGTTCACACTGACTACTCATTTGGTTTTCCTGTTGACATGGGAGCAGCCTG GTTGCATGGTGTCTGCAACGAGAATCCATTGGCATCTTGGATTGGAAGACTTGGTCTACCAATTTATCGAACTTCTGGTGATAATTCTATCTTGTATGATCATGACTTGGAGAG CTACGCACTCTTTGATGGTGATGGACATCAAGTGCCTCAAGATCTAGTGGAAAAAGTTGGTAAGGTGTTTGAAACCATTCTGGAAGAGGCAAGTTCTTTATTAACCTTATATCTGCAGTGCtga